TGAATACTTCTTCCCCAGCCGGCAGAACGAATATCTCGCGGCCGGTCTGCCCATAATCGTCTGCGGAAGGTCCAGTGGCATGCACCGGCTCGAATCGGCATTCTCCCGGGGTTATCCGGGATGGATTTTTGACTATGATGACCGCTCCGGGCTCAAACAAAAAATTATGGACCTATACGGACGGTTCAAGAAACACGAAATCACCAGGCAGGAAATGCCCTTTAAGGAATACACACGGCAGAATCTGACCGGCAAATTATGCGATCTGATAAAAAAGAAGGCCTGCCGGCAGAACAACACGGCTGTACAAGCCGGCAGCCGCTCAAAGGAGCAGTGATATGCCAAAAGAGATATTTTTACAGGCGCTAGACCTGCATAAGAGCTTTCATGATCAAAAAGCGGTCGACGGCGTCTCCTTTGATGTCTATAAAGGCGAGATCTTCGGGCTCTTGGGACCGAACGGTGCCGGTAAGACAACGACCATCCGCATGCTGGCAACCGTTTTGAACCCGGACCAGGGAGAAGTGACCGTGGCTGGCCATGCCGTCAGTAAGAACGCGGACCAGGTGCGCAAGCTTATCGGCGTGTGCCCGCAGGAACTGGCGCTTTTCATGGATCTCTCAGCGTACGACAACCTTGTTTTCTTCGGACGCATGGTAGGATTGAATAAAAAAGAGGCTCATGACCAGGCCATGTCACATCTTGACGCTCTTGGTCTTAAAGAACGGGCAAAACATAGGGTCAGCAAATTCTCCGGCGGCATGAAGCGCCGGGTTAACCTTGCGATCGCTCTGATGGGACACCCGCAGTTGCTCTTTCTCGACGAGCCTACGGTCGGCATCGACCCCCAGTCGCGCAACAATATCTATGAGAATATCCGGTATTTGCGGGACACTGGCATGACCATCCTGTACACTACCCATTACATGGACGAGGCGGACCGGCTGTGCGATCGCGTCGCGATAATCGACGGCGGCAAGATCCTGGCGCTGGCGACACCAGGGGAATTGAAGAAACGCCACGGCGCGTCTGACCACGCGACGCTGGAAGACGTCTTTCTAAAGATCACGGGCCATGCCCTGCGGGACTAAACTCGATCATGAACAAGGCGTGGCTCGTTGCGGTAAAAGACATCAGGTCTTTCTTGACCGACCGCGCCGATCTCGCGTACAGCCTTTTATTGCCGATCGCGATATTCGCCCTGCTTTACGGTGCGTTCGGCGGACACTCGTCATTTTCCGGCACGGCTTATGTGGTCAATGACGATGCCGGCGGAGAATGTGCCAGGCTGCTGATAGAAAAACTTGGTGAGTATAAGAACCTTGAGGTTAAGGTTCTCGCCGCCGCTGAAGCCTCCAAAAAGCTGGACCGATCTGATATAACGATGGTCGTGGTCATACCGGCTGGTTTCACAACAGACCTGGTCTCAGGTAAAAAAGCTACGCTTGTCTTCAGGCAGCGCGGCAATGGCGGTTTTGAAGAGCAGATCGTGGCGAACATTGTGCGCGCAGCCGCCGAGGATGTGGCACAGGATTTCCGCGTCATCGATCAGGTCACCAAGGCCGTCGGGGGCAAGGGTATCACGCCGGAACGCATCAAGACGACCGTGCAAAAATTTTTCAAGCGAGAAAAAGAGCATCCGATCGTGAATGTGCAGGTCGAGGATATCGGCTCCAGCCCGGATCCCGTTGGCAGTTTCCTCCCGGGCATCCTCACCATGTTCGTGCTGTTTTCCTTGAGTATTAACAGCCGGGTCCTGGTCGAGGAAAAAAATAAAGGCACACTGGAGCGCCTGATGACGACCCAGCTGAAGACAACCGAGCTTTTTATCGGTAAATTCCTCGCTGGTTCAGGACGCGGGTTTATCCAGGTCGGCATCCTCGTTGGTCTTGCCTGTCTGGTCTTCGGCATCTTCACACCCTTGACGTTTCTGCTTGCCCTGCTGATCAGTCTCACTTTTTCTCTGGCTGCAGGCGCGCTCGGCCTGCTTATTAGTTCGATCGCCCGGACCGAGGACCAGGCGATTTGGATCGGGGTACTGGCCACGATCACTATGTCAATGCTCGGGGGTACATTTTTTACCGCGCCCGAAGGATCGCTGCTTTACACGCTGGGCAAATTGTCCGTAAACACCTATGCCAATGAAGCCTACCGCTCGATCATGGCCCAGCCGGCGATATTAGGCAATATCATCCCGGATCTCATGATCCTTATTGCAGTAACCGTTCTCGCACTTGTTCTCTCCTGGCTTTTCTTCAGGGTCTTGTCCAAAGCGAGGTAGCACGCGATAGCTATGGTTAAAAAACTTTTACTATTCGCGCAGAAAGAACTTAAGGTCTTCATGACCGACCGGCTGGCGTTGTTCTTCTTCGTCGTCTTCCCGTTCTTTTTTGTTATCCTGTTCCGCATGATGAGCTGGGGCAATGTCGACCGCAGGCTGGTGCTGCACCTGGCGACACGGGAGCAGGACGGGCTCAGCCATATGATCATCAATGCGATCGAAACCAAGGATACGCTGAAGCTGGAACCCGGCGAACCACGTATCGTGTGGCACAAGGATTATAAGGAAGCCGAACAGGCGGTATTGGAAAAAAAAATACCGGGGATCCTGGTCTTTCCGACCGATTTTACCGGATCGATCTACCTGGGCTATGGTTCTGACATCAAGATCATGGCCGATCCCGAGGCGGTTAATACAAAGGCCGCGCTGACCGGCATGGCAAGGGCTATATGTTCAGGGGTTATCGCGCAGCGCGTGGCCATGAATGCCGTGGTCGCCCTGCTGATCGAGAACGAAATGGCGGGCAGAGAAAGCGACGACCAGATTGGTAAGACCATTCAGAAATCCTTTGCCGGCCAGGCCGACACTTCGTTCACCGGGTCCTATATTAACTACGTACACGAGAAGGTCGGCAATATCAAACCCGTTAATCCATCCAACTGGCTCATCCCCGGTTACCTGGTCATGTTCGTGTTCTTTGCCGCGGCGCTCGGCGCCGAGACGATCATCCGCGAACGGCAGAACCAGACGCTGGAGCGGCTGATCGCCAGCTCCGTGCCCAAGGACGCGATCGTGCTCGGCACGTTTGCCGGCATTATGGCAAAAGGGCTTGTTCAGATCGCTATTTTCTGGCTGGTGGGCATTTTCGTCTTCAAAGTCGATATCGGACCCTACCCGCTGGGCGTTATCATCCTTTCTTTGTTGGTGGTCACGATGTCCGCGGCATTTACCGTAATGCTGGCAACGCTTGCCAAAACCCAGCGCAGCGCAAGTTCGCTCAGCGTTTTCGCTGCGCTGGTCCTGGCGCCTCTGGGTGGATGCTGGTGGCCGTTGTTCGTAACCCCGAGATGGCTGCAGTTCATCGCAAAGATCACACCCCATGCCTGGGCGACCACGGGCTTCAATAAGATGATGCTGTTCGGAGCTGGTTTTGGAGCTGTGGTGCCGGAGATGCTGGCGCTGGCCGGATTCACTGTCCTGTTCGGTCTGGTCGCGATCATCCGCTTCCGCACCGATGCGGTATAGACTTCAGCGGTTATCCAAGCTAATTCTGTCATTCCGTGCTTGACACGGAATCCAGTCTTTATATCTAGACACCTGCCGGAGTTTACCCCGTACCCTGATACGGGGCAGGAGTGACAAGAAAATTACGCGGTATAAATCACCCTGTAATCCCCCTTTTTAAAGGGGGAACAAGGGGGATTATTAACAGAATCAAACCAGCTTTAATTCTTTTATTATTTTTTTTATCTTGCCGGCATTGGGCTGGATGTGTTCAAGAATCGTGTACCGCTCGGGTCTGATCTTTCTGGCGTTCAATATAATCTCAACAAATTCATTATTGGAGATCCCCAAACTTTTTACTTTCTGGAGAAATCCTATTTTGACATACAATTTTTTCACGGCGGTAAGATACTTATTACCTTGCAGTGCCATGGTCACAAGCGCGGCAAACCCCACCTGCTCGCCGTGCAAGGTTTTTCTTCCCGGATACATGTAATCCAGGGCATGGCTGATCTTGTGCTCGCTCCCGCTCGCCGGCCTTGAAGAACCGCTCAGGCACATCGCCAGTCCGCTTTTGATCAATCCATCGGTCAGGCAGGCCAGAAATAAATCACTCTTTATATTGTGTGTCTTTAGTTTCAGCAGCGCCCTGGGACCGGTCTCTGCCAGCATCAGGATATTTTTACCTGCTTTTTCTCCGCCTTTTCTTAAACGGGTGTCAAACACGGCAGAAAGGTTCGAGACCAGGTCGCCCACGCCGGCTTTAATGCAGCGGACCGGAGCTTTTTTCACAACACCTAAGTCCACAATGACGCCATACGGCGCCCTGGTCAGGTGGCTGACCGGGATATTCTTTTTGTTCTTGATCACGGATACCGGCGACGCGATGCCATCATTGGACAGCGTCGTGGGTATGCTGATGAATTTTCTTCTTGTTCTGCCGGCAGCTAATTTGGCAACATCCAGGACCTTGCCGCCGCCGAAACCCAGGATAATATCAGGCTTGGTCTTTTTGACCAGCGACATGATCTTGGCGACCGCGGGTTCGTCGCTTTTTGACACATGAGTTTTGACCACGTTCACTTTGTGCTTGCACAGGTCCCTGGCGATACTGTTACCACCGAGCCTGAATGTCTGGTCATCGCCCAATATAAGTGCTTTTTTAAAATACACCTTGTTTTTCTTAAGCAATCTATTTAGCAACTTGAGTCTATGCGGACCGATCTCAAAGAAAACCGGCTGGTTCATCCCATAAGATTAGCTAAATTTTCTGACCAGTCAAGCGAGCGGTATTGACTTGCAGGGATTGGCTTACTATAATCCCGCCATGAACGCAGAGCAACTCTTCTCGCGCTACACGCCGATCATCCCGGATTTCAAGACGTTCATGGAATTCATCCATAAACCCTTGAAACAGTCGTTCCGCGTCAACACGCTCAAGGCAAAAAAGGAACGGATCCTCGACCTGATCAAGGATCACAAGGCCCAACCGGTCCCTTTTTACCAGGACGGCTTCTATCTGACCGATAGCCGCGGCATCGGTCTTCATTTCACGCACGCGATCGGTATGATCTATGCTCAGGAAATGGCGTCCATGGTGCCGGCGCTGGTGATGCAGCCCCGGCCCGGAGAGGTTATCCTGGACCTGTGCGCCTCGCCGGGCTCAAAGACGACGCAGATCAGTCAGCTGATGGGTAATACCGGTCTTTTGGTCGCCAACGAAATCAACCCCCGGCGCATGGCGCAGCTCATGCACAATGTTAAGCGCTGCGGTTTAATCAACGAATGTATTATCAGCTGCAAGGCCGACCGGTTGTCGCAGATGTTACCTGATTATTTTGACCGTATCCTGATCGACGCGCCGTGCTCCCTGGAAGGAACGATCCGCAAGTCCCGCGCGGTTCTTGACCACTGGGGTTTAAAGAACATCAACCATATGGCGTGGATCCAGAAAGGACTCGTGGTCTCCGGTTTCCGCCTGCTGCGCCCCGGTGGCACCATGGTTTATTCCACCTGCACTGTGGCGCCGGAAGAAAACGAAGCGGTGATCGATTATTTGATAAAAAAATTCCCTGAAGCCGAGATCATGCCGGTCCAGATACCGCAATTCACGACCCGCCCGGGTATAACCAAGTGGTTGAACGAAACCTTTGATGAACGCGTTAAACAATGCGCCCGCGTCATGCCCCAGGATAACGACACCGAGCCTTTCTTTATCGCGCAGATCACGAAAAGCGGCGTGCATAAGGAACGCATTGGATACCCGGGTAGGATAGAGTACAAGGAACAGGTAATAGATCTACTCAAACGGCAGTACGGACTTTTACCCGAGAAATTCCAGGACTATGCCGTGTTCCAGAACCGGGATAGTTATTTCATCTCGACACCGACGGCTTTTTCTTTCACCAAGATGAAGGTCCTGAGAAAAGGTTTGGAGATCGGCAAGATATATGATCACGAGCTCAAACCCGACAATGATTTTGTCCAGGTCTTTGCCCCCGACGCGACCAGGGATTGCTATGCGGCCAAGGACTGGGAACTGAAGCGTTTCTTAAAGGGCGATAAAATCACCGTCACTGGCATTGAGCCGGGTTTTGTCATCATCACGCATCAGAAACTTCCGGTCGGCGTGGGCCGGTGCAACGGTCGCGAGATAAAATCCGAGATATTACGCGAGCGCAGGACTAAAGAAACCCGCCGGCGATAGAAAATTTCAGTCTTTCCACCATCCCCGCATTGACTTAATCCTCCATTTTATATATAATGCGAACATGATCGACCTGAAGATGATACGAAATATCGGGCTGGCTGCCCATATTGATGCCGGTAAAACGACCACGACCGAAAGGATCCTGTACTACACGGGCAAGATCCGCAGGATCGGCGAGGTCGACGAGGGCTCCGCTACCATGGATTGGATGCCCCAGGAGCGCGAGCGCGGCATAACCATTCAGGCCGCGGCGACGACCGTCTACTGGAAAGATTACCGCATCAATATCATTGACACGCCCGGTCACGTGGACTTCACCATGGAGGTCGAACGGTCCATGAAAGTCCTGGACGGCTTGATCGCGATCTTCTGCGCGGTCGGCGGCGTCCAGCCCCAGAGCGAAACCGTCTGGCGCCAGGCTGACCGTTATCACGTGCCGCGCATTGCGTTCATCAACAAGATGGACCGCCTGGGCGCGGATTTTCCGCGCATCGTCAAACAGATAAGGGACAAGCTGACATTAAAACCCCTGGTGCTGCAGATTCCGATCGGAAGGGAAGAAAATTTCAAAGGCGTGATCGATATCATCGAGCAAAAGGCGATATTCTGGAACGATGACACGCTGGGCGCGACGTACCAGATCGAAGAGATCCCGCGGGAATACCGCGATGAAGTTCAAAGCTACCGCACGGAAATGCTGGAAACCATCGCCGAACATGATGAGGATATTTTTGAAAACTATTTCGCGGACAAAACCAATTCAATAGATGCGATCAAGTCGGTCATCAGAAAAGGCACGATAAATTCGCATTTCGTTCCGGTCCTGTGCGGCAGTTCATTGAAGAACAAAGGCGTTCAGCCCCTGATCGAATCGGTGATCGATTACCTGCCGTCGCCGATCGACCATCCACCCGTGAAAGGCGTCAACCCGAAAACCCATAAAGAGGAATCGAGAAAACCATCACTGGACGAGCCGTTCTCCGCCCTGCTGTTCAAGGCCCAGACCGATCCTCATCTTGGATTACTATACTATGTCCGCGTTTATTCAGGAAAAATTGATGCCGGTGACAAGGTTCTTATTTATCCCCCTGAGCGCATTGACCGTGTCAGCCGGCTGATGCTCATGCACGCCAATAAAAAAGAGGAAGTGGAATCGCTCGGCGTCGGAGAGATCGGCGTAATCACGGGCTTGCGCGAATGCAAAACCGGTTTCACGCTCTGCCAGGTTAAGCACCCGATCTCCTATGAAGCCATGAAATTCCCTGAGCCGGTCATCTTTGTCTCGCTCGAACCCCGCACGAAAATGGACGAAGACAAACTGGAGAACGCGCTGAGGTACCTCCAGATCGAGGACCCGACTTTCAAAGTACGCACCGATGAAGAAACAGCCCAGCGTATCATTTCCGGCATGGGCGAACTGCACCTCGATATTATCGTAGACCGGCTAAAGCGCGAGTACGGCGTGGAATCCAACGTCAGCAAACCGCAGGTCTCTTACCGGGAAACGATCACCGAACCAGCCATCGCTGAAGGCCGTTTCATCAAGCAGACCGGCGGCCATGGCCAGTACGGCGTGGTCAAGCTCCAGATCGCTCCGCTCACGGACGGCGAGGGCATCAGGATCACCAACAAGATCCGCGAAGGGGACATACCTTCGCAGTTTATCCCGGCGATAGAA
This genomic interval from bacterium contains the following:
- a CDS encoding NOL1/NOP2/sun family putative RNA methylase translates to MNAEQLFSRYTPIIPDFKTFMEFIHKPLKQSFRVNTLKAKKERILDLIKDHKAQPVPFYQDGFYLTDSRGIGLHFTHAIGMIYAQEMASMVPALVMQPRPGEVILDLCASPGSKTTQISQLMGNTGLLVANEINPRRMAQLMHNVKRCGLINECIISCKADRLSQMLPDYFDRILIDAPCSLEGTIRKSRAVLDHWGLKNINHMAWIQKGLVVSGFRLLRPGGTMVYSTCTVAPEENEAVIDYLIKKFPEAEIMPVQIPQFTTRPGITKWLNETFDERVKQCARVMPQDNDTEPFFIAQITKSGVHKERIGYPGRIEYKEQVIDLLKRQYGLLPEKFQDYAVFQNRDSYFISTPTAFSFTKMKVLRKGLEIGKIYDHELKPDNDFVQVFAPDATRDCYAAKDWELKRFLKGDKITVTGIEPGFVIITHQKLPVGVGRCNGREIKSEILRERRTKETRRR
- a CDS encoding iron-containing alcohol dehydrogenase yields the protein MNQPVFFEIGPHRLKLLNRLLKKNKVYFKKALILGDDQTFRLGGNSIARDLCKHKVNVVKTHVSKSDEPAVAKIMSLVKKTKPDIILGFGGGKVLDVAKLAAGRTRRKFISIPTTLSNDGIASPVSVIKNKKNIPVSHLTRAPYGVIVDLGVVKKAPVRCIKAGVGDLVSNLSAVFDTRLRKGGEKAGKNILMLAETGPRALLKLKTHNIKSDLFLACLTDGLIKSGLAMCLSGSSRPASGSEHKISHALDYMYPGRKTLHGEQVGFAALVTMALQGNKYLTAVKKLYVKIGFLQKVKSLGISNNEFVEIILNARKIRPERYTILEHIQPNAGKIKKIIKELKLV
- a CDS encoding ABC transporter permease translates to MVKKLLLFAQKELKVFMTDRLALFFFVVFPFFFVILFRMMSWGNVDRRLVLHLATREQDGLSHMIINAIETKDTLKLEPGEPRIVWHKDYKEAEQAVLEKKIPGILVFPTDFTGSIYLGYGSDIKIMADPEAVNTKAALTGMARAICSGVIAQRVAMNAVVALLIENEMAGRESDDQIGKTIQKSFAGQADTSFTGSYINYVHEKVGNIKPVNPSNWLIPGYLVMFVFFAAALGAETIIRERQNQTLERLIASSVPKDAIVLGTFAGIMAKGLVQIAIFWLVGIFVFKVDIGPYPLGVIILSLLVVTMSAAFTVMLATLAKTQRSASSLSVFAALVLAPLGGCWWPLFVTPRWLQFIAKITPHAWATTGFNKMMLFGAGFGAVVPEMLALAGFTVLFGLVAIIRFRTDAV
- a CDS encoding ABC transporter permease, with the protein product MNKAWLVAVKDIRSFLTDRADLAYSLLLPIAIFALLYGAFGGHSSFSGTAYVVNDDAGGECARLLIEKLGEYKNLEVKVLAAAEASKKLDRSDITMVVVIPAGFTTDLVSGKKATLVFRQRGNGGFEEQIVANIVRAAAEDVAQDFRVIDQVTKAVGGKGITPERIKTTVQKFFKREKEHPIVNVQVEDIGSSPDPVGSFLPGILTMFVLFSLSINSRVLVEEKNKGTLERLMTTQLKTTELFIGKFLAGSGRGFIQVGILVGLACLVFGIFTPLTFLLALLISLTFSLAAGALGLLISSIARTEDQAIWIGVLATITMSMLGGTFFTAPEGSLLYTLGKLSVNTYANEAYRSIMAQPAILGNIIPDLMILIAVTVLALVLSWLFFRVLSKAR
- a CDS encoding ATP-binding cassette domain-containing protein codes for the protein MPKEIFLQALDLHKSFHDQKAVDGVSFDVYKGEIFGLLGPNGAGKTTTIRMLATVLNPDQGEVTVAGHAVSKNADQVRKLIGVCPQELALFMDLSAYDNLVFFGRMVGLNKKEAHDQAMSHLDALGLKERAKHRVSKFSGGMKRRVNLAIALMGHPQLLFLDEPTVGIDPQSRNNIYENIRYLRDTGMTILYTTHYMDEADRLCDRVAIIDGGKILALATPGELKKRHGASDHATLEDVFLKITGHALRD
- the fusA gene encoding elongation factor G, whose protein sequence is MIDLKMIRNIGLAAHIDAGKTTTTERILYYTGKIRRIGEVDEGSATMDWMPQERERGITIQAAATTVYWKDYRINIIDTPGHVDFTMEVERSMKVLDGLIAIFCAVGGVQPQSETVWRQADRYHVPRIAFINKMDRLGADFPRIVKQIRDKLTLKPLVLQIPIGREENFKGVIDIIEQKAIFWNDDTLGATYQIEEIPREYRDEVQSYRTEMLETIAEHDEDIFENYFADKTNSIDAIKSVIRKGTINSHFVPVLCGSSLKNKGVQPLIESVIDYLPSPIDHPPVKGVNPKTHKEESRKPSLDEPFSALLFKAQTDPHLGLLYYVRVYSGKIDAGDKVLIYPPERIDRVSRLMLMHANKKEEVESLGVGEIGVITGLRECKTGFTLCQVKHPISYEAMKFPEPVIFVSLEPRTKMDEDKLENALRYLQIEDPTFKVRTDEETAQRIISGMGELHLDIIVDRLKREYGVESNVSKPQVSYRETITEPAIAEGRFIKQTGGHGQYGVVKLQIAPLTDGEGIRITNKIREGDIPSQFIPAIEKGINQQCETGILMGYPIVNIDVTILKGDYHATDSSDLSFNIAATMALREAFMKGKPILLEPIMSLEIVVPDNFLGDVISDLNARRGKIIGIETNRKEKIITATYALARSFGYATDLRSITQGHGIYTMQFSHYAPKEDKEKVKEREGA